The stretch of DNA tcaaatacaatgaTATTCAAGTTATAAATTTAGAGCCTGATGTGGATCTCGTTCTGAAAACAATTTGGTTGTTCACGAGATTACACAATAGAATAATAGATGATATAAATGGAAGCAATTGGTGTTGTCTGATATCATAAAAACGCAATAACCTTCACGGGGAAGATTTCACGCCTTCGATTGAGGGCGAAGCGCACTTTAgttgatactcccgtagtgtgtgtatcaggttggggttaggccatcattttattccgattttccttaatttagttctattacgagttcgggaactgtttgtgttagtcaagtgaatatacccccttcacataggtttcagttcctgtacacaacttggtgtaaagtaggcgaacaaaattagttatctccatattggtacacacacttctggagatcCATTTAGTTCCATTTTTATGTATAGCTCGGGTACTACGAAGCCAGGCCACACAATGATATTGAGCTCGCCACGCAAAATACGGCGATATAGGGGGAGCGATTCCGATAAGCCATGTTGGTTAATGTTCTGTGGTCGTTGTTGGATGCTTTTGACTGATACGTTGGCAATATTATTAATCCACGACTTAACGCAAATTgataaaacagtcaaaattaGCACCGTATGGCGGGCTGGGATATATTAGCGTTTGATACATAAATGTGAAACGAATCAAGATCAGGAGAATATGCAAGTAAAATCGACGCAAATAATTGATTTCTGTCAAATCCCATAAGAAATGCATTACGCGCCTCGTAAAAGTTGGAAGTCTATCGCCAAAAAAGAGAGGCTTGAAATTGTCTCTCGGAAATAAGAGAGAAGCGCACTCTATCTCTGTAGatcacagaaatatatttccagTTCAGTGAGTGCGATGCTATATTGCATTTTCATGGATCAATTGGGATATCGTATGGCGGTATGTTCAGTTGCGCTGCACAGCATACATTCTCGCATATTCATACTCTTGATCCATGATTGGGCCATATCTCAGGAATAATTAGCGGACTTGGGGTTGACATACCATAAATCGAATATTCTCGATTTTGAATATTAAGGCATTTCCATATACCAGTGACAGAGAATGCAGCAATGTGTTTTGAATTaaacacttttatttatttcaaaacttcctGTGGGCTCTGTGGGATTCGTTTTCCTATCTGAAGTTTTTTGAGGGACgtcgatataaaattaaaaataattttagcgCTTCCGCGACCGTCCATCAGCGGATCTTGTATTTAGCGAAAATCAACGgatcggttccattacatttgaacccacgataattgcatctgcatactattgcatctacggaattttttttacggatatttgaacccatattaaccctaacccatggattttagcaccctcatatagattgaacgcgcggatatacgggtgcaaatgtacggcCATCCAACGGACCTCGTGCTCTGCGAAAGTTGGACGTTTTCTTACGAAAAACAACAATTAGGtgtttcaattcacgttgaaactgaaaGCATTAGCCATCGTCACGGGGTCTGGAAAAGCTGGGACAGTCatggtactggtaagttaccgtggCTGTTCCACAATTCCAGCTTCCACCGATGTCGTCACATCTTCGATATCCAATCAAAACCTGTTGCGTGATCTGGAGTTGAGGTGTATatataaaattcacaaattGAATGAAGGAACTGAACATCATCAATAAAGTACTTGGCAACAGTCTGAAATTgtaactttttaatttttttgttactATTACCCTTTTCAACAAAGGAATACGTTTATAATACAGAGAGTTGCCTGTGAATGtcgaataatttattttttgttttgtttttacttcGTACCTCACAAATCTTCAAGTAGTGCAAACGAaagatatttcatttaaaaatggtAATGTCTGTCTGTTTAGTGAAATGAAAATCCGGCGTTTGAAGGTTTACCCTTTTtacgacaacaacaatctttaaacaccatatatttcaaagcaattgatgaAACATTCTGGATTAACAATAATAACTCTATATtgcaaaacattttcaaaatattatctattaaaaataatttttcggaATCAGAAATAACTTTTATCAACTTCTTGAAATTTGAGTTctagtattttttcatttctctaTCGACAACCAGTTTGTTTCCGAACAGGTTGAAGCATGAAAGTTGGCTGATATTCCGACTTCATGAAGAACATTGATGAATGCTGCAACCTGTGACAAAGTTGGTGTCGGATTTGAAAAACAGCCCCAAACCAAACGGTGCCCTGCAAACGAGAATAAGTACTACTATactgaatgaaataaatattattcagaaaaactGTTCCATTATAAGCATTCCATATTtgaaataacaatgaaaagtgaatgtattcaaaatttgagCTTTTGGTACACTGGAGAGATGAAGTTTTTCCATGCAATAATAATGATCTGACTCAACACAAAATATGTTTATATCTTTATCATTAAGCTAATGAAATCTTTGTGAGAAGTGAACTATTCTTGTGTTAAAAAAGATTGTTATATTGCTTCCATTAGATATGAATGTGATGTGTTATACCTTTACCAGCGACTCCATTAGGTGGACATATAAAAATTGCGAAGTAATTTTCATAGTCAGTCAAGAACACATGATCTCCATTGTCGAAAAAGTTGTCTTAAAAAATAGAAGTGAATCGATAAGCTCCCAATGAACAAACTCTGTAacatatttaataatttgacATATTCGTTGTTTAATGTATGCTTACCCATATCCAACACCGCTTTCCTATCCATTGCGTTCATTTCGCTTTCGTGCTTGGCGTGATTATGTTctacaaaaatttaatttatcaaagAATGAGAATGTgttttatggtatttaaaaattaaatgtaaaCAACATACTTCTGTCTGATTTGCTCAAAAGATATGTTCCATTTCCGTCATTATTGAAATGAACTCCAAATTGAACAAATCTATGAAAAAGTGGAAGTTGACATATTAACATTAGCATATAACTTTTCGATTGTGTCATTTCCTTTCGTACTGGTTAGCATTACGTTTCACACCGAATAAAACATTCGTATTCaatctaaaatatattagaaTTGGTAAATTCATTCGAAACTTTTCGATTTGCTATAACCCAGGGGAGGAAATGGGCATAAAAATAGTCAGGGAAAACCTGAAATAAATAACCTGATATGTGAATTTGTTTGAATGTGATCATCTGTCGTTATGAATTTTttaaccaatttatttattacaaatagCTTTGATTTGCAAGATTGATCACATATTGCTTATCTTCGTACACAGATTCGAACTCTACCTtcttttattcattcatttaatAAAATGGTGAAACTATAATTACCCAATGATGCATTTTGTCGAAAAAAGTTCTTACTGGCAGATGGACAGTATATTTTTTGTTACGAGTAAAAGCTCCTCATAAACTCACCTAACACCGTGTTCCGTTAGCAGTATTCCGAAACTGGAGTTTGTAGAAGTGAAATTATTAAATCTGGCGCAGGAAATCATCGACGCTGCAATATCATTGGTCTGCAGTCCAGCATACCAAGTAGTTCCAATCAACTACAAAATTGGGGAATTAAAATTCAACACAAGACACTGGGAAactttttcaacatttttgtcaTTTATAATATTGATCAAATATTAGGTTCAAAAGATTTTGCGAATGTGGTTTCATTTATCTAATATAGATTGAAAATCGCCTAATATTTGCAAGATTTTAACATAAAAAACTGACGAAGGCGCACACTGGAATCTCTATCGAATTTATAGTCAGTGAAAAGGCAATTTGTTATAGATTCACTTTCTCGGCGTCTAGTTCGTTTGTCACTTTAGGTAGATGGCATCTTTGTGATATGGATGCAGTCGATACTAATGCAAATGATAACGGCATCATAAGTAACGAAACGCACAGGATCATAGTTATTATAAGTTTCTGTTAATTCTCCTGTGTTACGTGTAGCAAAATTAAGAGAATTTTAGATATTTATGTATCAAactaatttttcatattcaaaacaGAGTTGAAGAAGTAGGCACAATACTAATAGGTATTTTCCACATATGCCATAGAACAGCTATAAAACAAAACGCTCATTTTCTCAACAAAAATAAAGTACGATATACTTCGTATAGCATAGCTACATTGCAAATGATACAGTATCCAATCTTAGCTTCTACTTACATGCTTTTTTGTAATGTTATTTTTCTTTGCACGTTCACGTTACACTGATCAATACGTTTGAGTGCTGCAATTCAAATATACTTGCACAatactgaaaacaaaatttagtttGCTATGTTCTGATTATCATAATGAACGTGATGCAGCCAGACACGATATCAAGATGCGAATATTCTTTGTTTTGTCTCGCGACTCAATCAGTCACTCGAATTCGATATGTATcatagtaattttatttcagtgGAAATCATTATAAGTTCGCTGCCAATATATGTGCGTGTAAAATATCTGGCCTTATTGCAAGTATACATAGATGGGAATATACGTATgttttaaagcaggggtgtgcagcCTTTTTcacaggcgggccaaatacaagtaactgggtgaagccacGGGCCACACCTAGAAACTCTACCTATACAAAAGTCTCTTGATACgaaaaatttgtagtttttattcggTATTTCTCTGTACTTTTATGTTACCATAGAATTTCTACTTGTAAAGGGGTTTCCGTAATTGGGACGAAATTGATTTGTTCTAAGCCCCGTCGtaagtaaaaaaattttaagTACGGTCCGTTCAATCCCCCACAAAAGTAGGACATAAGATTTGACTGGCTAAAAAAAGACCATGGAGAGTAGGACGACGGTGGTCGGAGGAGGCGTTGAAAGTTGAAATCTAGGAGAGAACCTAATGTACGAAAACGAGCACACGcatatgaaattcaaaattagaatttactccttttattttgcattttcattTAAGTTTTTTTCTTTGGTCTTACCTGTTACGCGTAGCATCGTCTTCTCAGCTGAAACTGAGTTAGACTTATTGTACGTACTCGCGGAAAACGAACGGGCCAACGGTATGGCAGATAGTTGATTGGCTTGTGGCAGAGCAGGTGACTTCGTTTTCGTATTGCTTACGACACCATTCGTTGATTCAGAAAAACGCAAATGTAATTACGCGATCATCGTCATTTTTAAATGCATGAACCTGATTTCCGAATTATCATCTGCCAATAAAAGAGAATTGAGACCGgaaatcttattttattttgcgagtcggcgctgatttaaatatttcatgtcggctgttatgactttatttttgattataaattaataccattaacttaaactgaacgatattgtcatcaacgacgccgcgatagatactaaataatatattttatacgaTCTAAAAcgcaagaaatgaaaaaaattgcccTTAtattcggtcactatcgaaataAACGGATGAAAACAATTTATTACAACACAATTTGCTTTCAGATTTATTGCCGAGGTCGCACAAACTACCtcgacaaaattgaaatacacgataaaagttgtaaaatatttctaatcCAAAACATCCTCGCCGTGTAATGAGCACTTCAAGTCAGCGCTAATTGAAATCCTTTCATGCCGACTGTAATTTACTGCCGTATCGCACACGACTGCCT from Styela clava chromosome 14, kaStyClav1.hap1.2, whole genome shotgun sequence encodes:
- the LOC120341149 gene encoding uncharacterized protein LOC120341149; the encoded protein is MILCVSLLMMPLSFALVSTASISQRCHLPKVTNELDAEKLIGTTWYAGLQTNDIAASMISCARFNNFTSTNSSFGILLTEHGVRFVQFGVHFNNDGNGTYLLSKSDRKHNHAKHESEMNAMDRKAVLDMDNFFDNGDHVFLTDYENYFAIFICPPNGVAGKGHRLVWGCFSNPTPTLSQVAAFINVLHEVGISANFHASTCSETNWLSIEK